GAAAAAAATTTCGAATTTTTAAAGAAAGTAATTTCAAATTACCAAAAAAATGCAATGTTTATCGAGATCTCTCATTCAAAAAGGTATGTAATTGAACAAGGAGAAACTTTTGACATCAAAGATATATCAAAACAATAAGATAACAATAATAATTAGTGTCTTTTTGCTAATTTTGATGTGCGCAAGTTTTTACTATTTTTTTCAAATAAAAACTTACAGGACCGTTAATTTTATTTTAGAAATCGATGAAAAACACAAAACATTTGCAACAGTAAATTCAGATATATATTATTTAATGGATAAAGATTCATTTGCCCAATTTCAATTTCAGGACCGAGTAGTTAGACTTGAAATTACAAAAATTGTTAATGTAAAACAGAATGAATTTGTTATTGAGTTCACAAAATCGCTATTATTAAAACCAAAAACTCAATTGCCAGCCGTTCTTTTTTTAAAAAATACAGGTAATTTTTTAGATCTTTTTACAAAATAGAATAAAATTAAATATAAATGGTGAAAATTCTAATTAATTTTGAGAATCAAAGTAAGGTTAAGTTTAAATTTTTAAAGTTGTTTAAAAAAATTTTTGAAATTTTTGTAAAAAATGAAAATTTACAAGGTGAAATTAATCTAGATTTAATGCTAATAAGTGAAGAAAAGGCACAAAAACTAGCCCTTAAATTCAAAAATAAAGACTATGTTCCTGATGTTCTATCATTTCCAAGTGGTTTGAAAATTCAAGAAAATAATTTGCAAATTCATTTTTTAGGCGAAATTTTTATGACACCATCAAAAATTCAAAAACAAGCAAAAGACTATAATCACACCGAAAAGCGCGAATTTTCATACCTTTTTGCTCATAGCCTTTATCATTTACTAGGTTTTGATCATGATAATGATGAAAATAATAAATTTATGCACGAAAAAGTGGAGAACATTTTAAAAAATTTGGAGATTTTTCGCTAATGGAACAAATATTTGAATCCCTAAAAAAACTAAGCAAAAATTCCTACTGTCCTTATTCCAATTTTCCAGTAGCCTCAATTTTGCTAACAAAACAAGGAGGCACTTTTGAAGGTATTAATGTTGAAAATGCCGTTTATCCTGCAGGAATTTGCGCTGAAAGAGTAGCGATATTTCAAGCAATTGCCCAAGGAGTTAACCCTGAAAATTTTAAAGAAATTCATATTTATAGCCCAAAATCTAGTAAATTTATTGTCCCTTGTGGTCAATGTTTACAAGTTTTTGTTGAATTTTTTTCTGAAAATGTTAGCATTTTTCTTTATAATTCAAAAGCAGAATTTATTGAGAAAAAATTAAATCAACTTCTCCCTTTGCAATTTAATAAGGATTTTTTATAAATATGGATACAAAAACATGTTTTGTTGCAGTTATTGGCCAACCTAATTCAGGTAAATCTTCACTAATAAACTCGATTGTTCAATTTCCAGTTTCAATTGTTAGTCTAAAAGCGCAAACTACCAGAGATGCAATTAATGCAATTTATAATAAAGATAATCTCCAAATAGTTTTTGTTGACACTCCCGGTTTTCACAATAAAATTAATAATTTAAGTAATTCCCTAAATTTCGCGATAAATTCGACACTTGAGGGAATAGATCTTGTTCTTTTTTTGCACCCAGTTAACGAGCCAATTGATGAAAATACACAGGCATTTGCTAAAAAAATTTCAAATATTAAAAATAAAATCGCAATAATTACTAAAACTGATATTGAAGATGGCGAGTTTACTTTTGAAAAACAGTCACAAAAAATGAAAGAATTTGACTTTGAATTTGACAATATTTTGCCTTTTTCAACTAATTTCGAGGATTTACGAACTAATTTATTAACCCAAATTGAAAAATACGCCTATCCCTCAAATCATTTTTTCAATAATTTAGATGTTACTGATCAAAGTTCACGTTTTTTTGCAAAGGAAATAATAAGAAAACAAATACTTTTGAATGTTGATGATGAAATTCCGCATCAAACTGCTGTTGTCATTGATAATTTTGATGAATCAGAAAAAAATTGTATCCGAATTGATGCAACAATTTATGTCGGTAGAAAGTCGCACTTACCAATAATTATTGGTAAAGCTGGGGCGGTTCTTGGACAAATTGGTACTAACGCTCGCAAAGAACTTGAAGAGATTTTTGGTAAAAAGGTTGTTCTAAAAAACAGAGTAGCTGTTGCTAAAAAATGATTTAACGACCCTAAAATGATTAAGAAATTTGGCTATTAAAAATTTAAGTTTGTATAAATTTTCCCTTAAATAATTAATTTGGCAACTATTGCTAAACAGCATTTTTTGTTGCTAAAATTACTAAAAAAAATTATTAAAATTTATTAAAAATAGATTTTAATTTTAATAAATTAAATATTTTACAATTTTGCTGTAAAATATTTAACTAAGCAAGCATTCTTTTTTAAAATTATTTAAAAAGCTTGCTGTTCATAATTTATTAATTTTAACTTCAAAAAAGGAGTAACATATGAAAAAATTTGATGTTGCAGTAATTGGTGGTGGTCCAGGCGGATACTCTTTGGCAGTTATTTTAGCTAATAACGGCAAAAATGTCGCACTTTTTGAATCAAATGTCTTAGGGGGAACTTGTGTAAATAGGGGTTGCATCCCAACTAAAACAATTTTAAAGTCTGCAAAAATAAGACAATTAATGTCCAATTCTGATAAATACGGTTTTGAATCTAGTCACACATTTAATTTAGAAAAAGTCTTTGAAAATGCACGCAATAACAGTAAAAAATTGCAACAAGCAATCAAAGGCGCCCTAGAAGGTGCTGGTGTTTCTGTTTTTAACCAAGAAGCAAAATTAGTTTCTAAAAACATAATTAAAGCTGAAAACAACGAAATTTATGCCGACAAAATAGTTCTTGCAACCGGAAGTAGACCAAGAAAAATACAAATCGAAGGCATCGAAAATGCAAATGTTTATACTTCTGATGATTTAATTTTAGATTATCACGATTTTGATGAATTAACAATAATTGGTGGTGGCGTTATCGCCCTTGAGTTTGCTAGTTTTTATGCCAACTTTGACAAAAAAATAACAATAATCGAATCAAATAATCAATTATTTGGTAATTTTGATGAATCAATAAGAGACGCTGTTAGTTCAATTATCCAAAGAGATAAAATAAATGTCATAACAAATGCAAAAGTTTTAAAATACGAAACTGATGGTCTGCTTATTCAACAAGGCGAAAATACTTCTAAACATAAAACCCGAAATATTTTACTTGCAGTTGGTAGAACTGTTAATAATGATTCATTTTCTGAGTTAAATCTAGAAAAATATGACAATGGCGTTTTAAAAGTAAACGAATTTTTCCAAACTTCTGAAGAAAATATTTATGCAATTGGTGATTTAAACGCAATTATGATGTTATCAACAAGTGCATATAAACATGGAGATGTTGTTGCAAAACATATTTTGCACCAAAAATCTGATGAAAAATTTGTAAAATCCAATATTCCGTTTGCAATTTACACAAATCCAGATATTTCATTTGTTGGAAAAAGTGAAAAAGAGCTAGAAAGTGCAAAAATTGAATTTGAATCAGCGCAAGTTTTTGCAAGAAATTTGCCAAGAGCCCACGCTAACTTAGATTTTGAAATTGGTTTTGTTAAAATTAATTACGAAAAACACACTTACAAAATTCTATCAGCAACTATTTTTCTTGAAGATTCAGCGACATTGATTAACCAAATAGCATTAGCAATAAGCAAAAATATGACAATTTTTGACCTTCAAACTTCAGCTTTTACCCACCCTACACTTGCTGAATCCGTTTATTATATTTCTAGAAATATCGCTTTTAGTAAAAAATCCTAATAATTACTGTTTTTTAGACTAAAATTTTAGTTAAAATTTTAGGAAATTAGTTTCTTTTTTTCCTTAAACTGGTTAATTCTAAAACCATTGTTTCTTATTGAAATTAATTGTACTTAAGTTTTCTTTAAATTAAAAAGATCCAGCAAACTAAAGTAAATTAGCATATTCCCGAGTTTCCCAGTTTGATGAAATCATCTTGAAAAGTGTCCTGTTTTTGGGCACTTTTTTAACTTTTTTGACAAAAGTTAATTACAATTTTAAAACACTGGCAAAAATCAATTTATGGACAGAATAACAAAAACCATAAAAAATGTAACTACTATTTAAACTCAATGTAAATAGAAAACTCATTTTTATTTACATTGAGCCTAAAAAAATATGTGAAGTTTTGAAAGAGCCATAATTAAAAGCCTTAAATTTATAGATTTCTAAACGGTTAAATTTAAGGCATTGCATCATATTTAAAAATATGACGGAAAATTCGCGTTTTCTGATTTTTTAGCCAAAGAACATAAGCAATTCCCCCTTAATTCAATACAAAATTTATTAATTTATTCTTAGTGAGGATTATTATAACATAATTTTTTCCTAGACCAAGCATTTTTTTACAAAAGGGTGATTTTAGAATAATAAAAATTAAAATTTTAGCATCAAAAAACGCGGATTTACCGGTATTTTTGCATTTTTATGTCACTAAAAAGTGAATTTTTGCCATCAAACTGTCAAACTCAGGATCCAGCAAATTAAACTAAATTAGCATATTAATTTGCGAAGATAAAGTTTTTTAATAAATAATAAAATATCCAGGCTAATTTTAAATTAATTTTTTTGTTGCAATTTTGATCAAAATTGCCTTAAATTTACAGAAAAAATATCAAGCTCACAAATTAAAAGTGAGTTTTTTTCTTCTAATTTACATTTTTTAGTTTTTTTATTTTTATTTTTTTTAGTATAATTTTTAACTTATTAAACTAAAATCGAAAGGAAACAGTATGAAATTCAAAAATGTTCAAAACTATCCCGTTAGAAAAAGATTAAAACTTATATCATTAGGTTTGTTACCATTAGCTACTGCAGTAACGTTTGTTGCGTGTGTTTCTCAAGACTCAGCAAAATTACAAACATTTAAATATTTAGCGATTGGTGATTCTGTTACCGCCGGATTTAATCAAGAAACTTATCGCGATTTTCAAGGTAAGCTTAACTCGCAAGGGGGGGGCGTAAGTGGCCTTTCGTATCCTTCCTTTTTTGCGCACTATTTGCAAAAGTTGAACAAAGATTCGCTAGTTTCATATGATAATTTGGCCTTTTCTGGTGCAACAGTAAAAAATTGACTTAATTTAATTAATCCTTCAAAATATACAACAGGAAAAGTCGCTGATAATCCTTTTGTCCCTAAAAATAACGATCAAAATACAAAATTCAATGATTTATCTACCGTTTTTGGCAATTTTAATAAATCAAGTTACCCTGAATTAACTCAGAAAATTAAAAACGCTAATCTTTTGACAATGACTCTTGGCGCTAATGATATTTTCTTAGTTGCAACTAAATTTGGCTCCCTTTTATCTCCCGAAACATCCGGAATCAAAGAGGAATTAGATAAAATTACAGTAGAATCAGCTCCAGCAACAACTCAAGAAACAACAACTCCTGCTGATGGCAAGAAAACTCCTAAGAAAAAAGAAGATTTAAAACCAAAAATAGCCAAATATATAAAAAACGAAATTTCAACTAAAATAACAGAATTTAAAGCAGATTTAGAAAAGCTTTTAAAAGAATTAAAAGAAATTAATCCTAATTTACATATAAATTTACTTGCATATAAATTGCCAAACTCACTTTTAGTACAAGTTTTAAGTAACCTTTTTGCTAATGATTTTGGTTTAGAAAAAGATTATTTCCAAAAAGTTACAACCGAAATTAACACTGCAATTCGCCAAACAGCCCAAAAAACTAGTGTAAATTACGTTGATCCATTTGATGCAGAAATTTGAAATGATTCTGATACAAAATTAGGAGCAACAAAATTTGATATTCACCCTCAAGTTAAGGGATATAAAAAAATAGCTGAACAATTATTGTTAAAATTAGCAACTGATCAAACTCAAGCTGGTGCTGTTGTTGATAATATTAAAAAATCTACGAAATTCACCGATAATGCTTCAGGAAATTTAACGTATAAACATGTTCTTGACCTCTCAAGTGTTGCAAAAACTAATGAAGAATTGTTGAAGAAAATAAATGACAATAAATCAGAAAATGATTTTATTGACGAAGAGTCTGAATTTGAAAAAACCCAAAATTCAGTAATCAAAGACGATAAAAGAGATTTAGCTGATTCAATGTTATCAGTTTTGAGCTCAAATATTTTTGGAAAATTAGATTTTAAAGACTTAGTTAAAAAATCAGGACACTGACTAGCAGGTTCTTTTGTCAAATTTATTCCTGAATCAGCATCAGAACAATCTCTTGCAGAAGTTTTAAAATTACTTGGAGATTTTGCTAAACCTTATCTAAATAAACCAGATACTGATATAGTTAAAGTTGCGCTTAATAAAGTATTAACTGATCTAGAAAAAAATACAAAAGACTCTAAAAACCACTCAAAAATCACATTTCCTTCAATAATTAAAAGCATTATTTCTACCTTTGTTTCAAATCTTGATATTGCGAAAGTTTTAGTGGATTTACCCAAGTTAACAGGTAAAGGATCAACTTCATCATCGTCAACTCCTTCAACTTCAAGCAACTCAACTTCAACTCCATCAACTTCTGCTTCAACAGGTTCAACCTCTAGTTCTTAATTAGACCCTAAAACACGTTATTAAAAATTAATACTTAAAAACATGGCATTTTTTAACGTCATGTTTTTTTATTTAAAAAAATAATTTATTTTTTTCCGAGTTTCCCAGTTTGATGAGATAATCTTAAAAAAGTCTCTGTTTTTGGGTGCTTTTTTAACTTTTTTTGGCAAAAGTTAATTCCTATTTTTTACTGATTTATTAAATATCAAAGTAAAAACCATAAAAAAATACAACTACTGTTTAAATTCAACGCAAATAGAAAACTCATTTTTATTTGCAGTGAGCCTAAAAAACATATGAAGTTTTGAAAGAACAATAACTAAAAGCCTTAAAATTTGTAGATTTCTAAACGGTCAAATTTAAGGCATTCCATCATATTTAAAAATATAATGGATAATTCGCATTTTCTGATTTTTTTATGACAAAAAACATAACTAATTCCCCCTTAATTCTAAAATCCAAATTTATTAATCATTCTTAAGTGAACTTTATTATAACACAATTTTATTTTAGACCAAACATTTTTTTTTTTTTTTTGCAACAGGTGAATTTCAAAACTATAAAACTTAAGATTTTAGTGTCAAAAACCCAGGATTTACCGGTGTTTTTGCATATTTATATTCACTAAAAAGTGAATTTTTGCCATTAAACTGGGTAGCTCAAAAAAAAAAAAAAATCATCTTCTTAAAAATGAAGATGATTTTTGCTAAACAAAAAAATAATTCATTTTTTAAATCCAATAACTAGACTTAATTGGGAATTTCTTTGTTAATTCCTGAATTTTTAGTTTAATTTCCTCAATTTCACTAGGATTTAAATTTTTCTTTCTCAAGACAAAATCAATAATTTCAGCAAGAATAGTAAATTCTTTTTCCTTAAAACCGCGAGAAGTCATTGCTGGTGTGCCAAAACGAATTCCTGAAGTTACAAAAGGACTTAGGCTATCATTAGGAATTGTATTTTTATTTGTAATAATATTTACTGATTCAAGCAAAATTTGTGCTTGTTTACCTGTTAGATCGTAAGTTTTTTTAACATCAACAATAAAAAGGTGATTTTGAGTTTTTCCTGAGACAATTCTTGCACCTTTTTTTGCAAATTCATTTGCAAAAAAAGCAGCATTTTTAACAATTTGCTGGCAATAATCTTTAAATCAAGGTTGTAGAGCTTC
The DNA window shown above is from Mesomycoplasma ovipneumoniae and carries:
- a CDS encoding MAG1140 family protein, with protein sequence MTSKIYQNNKITIIISVFLLILMCASFYYFFQIKTYRTVNFILEIDEKHKTFATVNSDIYYLMDKDSFAQFQFQDRVVRLEITKIVNVKQNEFVIEFTKSLLLKPKTQLPAVLFLKNTGNFLDLFTK
- the ybeY gene encoding rRNA maturation RNase YbeY, which produces MKILINFENQSKVKFKFLKLFKKIFEIFVKNENLQGEINLDLMLISEEKAQKLALKFKNKDYVPDVLSFPSGLKIQENNLQIHFLGEIFMTPSKIQKQAKDYNHTEKREFSYLFAHSLYHLLGFDHDNDENNKFMHEKVENILKNLEIFR
- the cdd gene encoding cytidine deaminase, yielding MEQIFESLKKLSKNSYCPYSNFPVASILLTKQGGTFEGINVENAVYPAGICAERVAIFQAIAQGVNPENFKEIHIYSPKSSKFIVPCGQCLQVFVEFFSENVSIFLYNSKAEFIEKKLNQLLPLQFNKDFL
- the era gene encoding GTPase Era, with the translated sequence MDTKTCFVAVIGQPNSGKSSLINSIVQFPVSIVSLKAQTTRDAINAIYNKDNLQIVFVDTPGFHNKINNLSNSLNFAINSTLEGIDLVLFLHPVNEPIDENTQAFAKKISNIKNKIAIITKTDIEDGEFTFEKQSQKMKEFDFEFDNILPFSTNFEDLRTNLLTQIEKYAYPSNHFFNNLDVTDQSSRFFAKEIIRKQILLNVDDEIPHQTAVVIDNFDESEKNCIRIDATIYVGRKSHLPIIIGKAGAVLGQIGTNARKELEEIFGKKVVLKNRVAVAKKWFNDPKMIKKFGY
- a CDS encoding dihydrolipoyl dehydrogenase, with the translated sequence MKKFDVAVIGGGPGGYSLAVILANNGKNVALFESNVLGGTCVNRGCIPTKTILKSAKIRQLMSNSDKYGFESSHTFNLEKVFENARNNSKKLQQAIKGALEGAGVSVFNQEAKLVSKNIIKAENNEIYADKIVLATGSRPRKIQIEGIENANVYTSDDLILDYHDFDELTIIGGGVIALEFASFYANFDKKITIIESNNQLFGNFDESIRDAVSSIIQRDKINVITNAKVLKYETDGLLIQQGENTSKHKTRNILLAVGRTVNNDSFSELNLEKYDNGVLKVNEFFQTSEENIYAIGDLNAIMMLSTSAYKHGDVVAKHILHQKSDEKFVKSNIPFAIYTNPDISFVGKSEKELESAKIEFESAQVFARNLPRAHANLDFEIGFVKINYEKHTYKILSATIFLEDSATLINQIALAISKNMTIFDLQTSAFTHPTLAESVYYISRNIAFSKKS
- a CDS encoding GDSL-type esterase/lipase family protein; protein product: MKFKNVQNYPVRKRLKLISLGLLPLATAVTFVACVSQDSAKLQTFKYLAIGDSVTAGFNQETYRDFQGKLNSQGGGVSGLSYPSFFAHYLQKLNKDSLVSYDNLAFSGATVKNWLNLINPSKYTTGKVADNPFVPKNNDQNTKFNDLSTVFGNFNKSSYPELTQKIKNANLLTMTLGANDIFLVATKFGSLLSPETSGIKEELDKITVESAPATTQETTTPADGKKTPKKKEDLKPKIAKYIKNEISTKITEFKADLEKLLKELKEINPNLHINLLAYKLPNSLLVQVLSNLFANDFGLEKDYFQKVTTEINTAIRQTAQKTSVNYVDPFDAEIWNDSDTKLGATKFDIHPQVKGYKKIAEQLLLKLATDQTQAGAVVDNIKKSTKFTDNASGNLTYKHVLDLSSVAKTNEELLKKINDNKSENDFIDEESEFEKTQNSVIKDDKRDLADSMLSVLSSNIFGKLDFKDLVKKSGHWLAGSFVKFIPESASEQSLAEVLKLLGDFAKPYLNKPDTDIVKVALNKVLTDLEKNTKDSKNHSKITFPSIIKSIISTFVSNLDIAKVLVDLPKLTGKGSTSSSSTPSTSSNSTSTPSTSASTGSTSSS